One Coregonus clupeaformis isolate EN_2021a chromosome 21, ASM2061545v1, whole genome shotgun sequence DNA window includes the following coding sequences:
- the cldn15la gene encoding claudin 15-like a, translating to MSTAVEATGFFMCIASWLITGAALANDYWKVSSVSGSVIISHRQYENLWHACAEDSSGIAECRDFESLLGLPGHVQASRALMIVALLLGLVSMIVSLLGLKCIKIGNATEQAKAKIAVTGGGIFVLAGLCEMICCSWYASRVVQDFNNPYFGGVKFELGTGLFLGWGAACLSMLGGSLLCCACKRAKSEKPKAGYYATSQPKTIYAPAAKSDPDSAKAYV from the exons ATGTCGACCGCTGTGGAGGCAACCGGATTCTTCATGTGTATCGCCAGCTGGCTGATCACTGGTGCGGCTCTCGCCAACGACTACTGGAAGGTGTCCTCCGTCTCTGGCAGCGTCATCATCTCCCACAGACAGTATGAGAACCTGTGGCACGCCTGTGCTGAAGACAGCTCTGGAATCGCTGAGTGCCGCGACTTCGAGTCCCTGCTCGGCCTGCCCG GCCATGTACAGGCGAGCCGTGCCCTGATGATCGTCGCTCTGCTCTTAGGGTTGGTGTCTATGATTGTGTCTCTGCTGGGGCTAAAGTGCATTAAGATTGGCAATGCCACGGAGCAGGCAAAGGCCAAGATTGCTGTCACTGGTGGAGGCATCTTCGTCCTTGCTG GTCTCTGCGAGATGATCTGCTGTTCTTGGTACGCCAGCCGAGTTGTGCAGGACTTCAACAACCCATACTTTGGTGGGGTGAA GTTTGAGTTGGGCACTGGTCTCTTCCTGGGCTGGGGCGCAGCCTGTCTGTCCATGCTGGGAGGATCTCTTCTCTGCTGTGCCTGCAAAAGGGCAAAAAGTGAAAAGCCTAAAGC AGGGTACTACGCAACAAGTCAGCCTAAGACAATCTACGCACCTGCCGCCAAGTCTGATCCGGACTCCGCCAAAGCCTACGTCTAA